From a region of the Apibacter sp. B3706 genome:
- a CDS encoding endonuclease MutS2, with translation MQISEDTLKELEFQKIIDEIIPFCYSEKSKDLVAQLKPLKKEKIKESLHCVNEYLGSFSNENYIPFREYDDIETELKMLLIENFTLEARSFHKIRNLSQLVNSLIVHFEKFKDYFPTLHKNLSHIEYTKEIILMVNKIFNRFGEVKNDATVTLQNIREHIQIIRKTIQENFDKTVTHFSQTGVLDEIRESVIDDQRVLAVKSSFKKSVKGRVLGFSKTGSICFILPESVIQPNVRLMELINQEKKEIEKILFNLTQQMVEFYPLLEKYQHYIYKLDVIQAKARYAEALDAVLPEITDQAEVHLINAYHPILFLTNKKEKKTTIPQTLTLDKNIRIICISGPNAGGKSITLKTVGLLQLMIQSGILIPVHPKSKVGFFNKILTDIGDNQSIENQLSTYSSRLRKMQQIIKQADAHTLLLIDEFGTGSDPELGGALAEAFLEYFYHKKSFGIITTHYTNIKLKIEELSHTKNASMLFNEKTLQPIYKLEVGQVGSSFTFEVAEKNKIPKEIIQVAKQKIEKDKVNLDKTIVRLQQEKYQVEKLKGDLNKKIDHSEEKKKQLTDTINNYKQKLINFQKLYDEETKLNQLGQKFEKYIDAYSSGKKKRDIIKDFTKILEQEKYKKTQVTEVEKIQTKKQRNKVKTELKKEEIKKQLEETKAEEVRTTADRAKKWMKEGKRVRIKGSSSVATIDKIEGETAFLNYGLFTTKISVYEIEKV, from the coding sequence ATGCAGATATCAGAAGATACGTTAAAAGAATTAGAATTTCAGAAGATTATTGATGAAATAATACCCTTTTGTTATTCAGAAAAGTCAAAGGATTTAGTTGCTCAGCTCAAACCTCTAAAAAAAGAAAAAATTAAAGAAAGTCTTCACTGTGTCAATGAATATTTAGGAAGCTTTTCTAATGAAAATTATATTCCGTTCAGGGAATATGATGATATTGAAACTGAATTAAAAATGCTTCTTATAGAAAATTTTACGTTAGAAGCAAGATCCTTTCATAAAATTAGAAATTTATCTCAATTAGTGAATTCACTAATTGTTCATTTTGAAAAATTTAAAGATTATTTTCCTACTCTACATAAAAATCTCTCACATATTGAATATACCAAAGAGATTATTTTAATGGTAAATAAAATATTCAATCGTTTTGGTGAAGTTAAGAATGATGCAACCGTTACTCTGCAAAATATAAGAGAGCATATCCAGATAATCAGGAAAACTATACAGGAAAATTTTGATAAAACAGTAACCCATTTTTCTCAAACAGGAGTTTTAGATGAAATCAGGGAAAGTGTTATTGATGACCAACGAGTGTTGGCTGTAAAATCGTCTTTTAAAAAATCAGTCAAAGGCAGAGTATTAGGTTTTTCTAAAACCGGTTCGATCTGTTTTATCCTACCGGAATCTGTGATTCAACCCAATGTACGATTAATGGAATTAATCAATCAGGAAAAAAAGGAAATAGAAAAAATTCTTTTTAACCTGACTCAGCAAATGGTTGAATTTTACCCGTTATTAGAAAAATATCAACACTATATATATAAATTAGATGTAATACAGGCAAAAGCAAGATATGCGGAAGCATTAGATGCAGTATTGCCTGAAATTACTGATCAAGCGGAAGTTCATCTGATCAATGCTTATCATCCAATTCTTTTTCTTACAAATAAAAAAGAGAAAAAAACAACGATTCCACAGACACTTACCCTGGACAAAAACATTCGGATTATATGTATTTCAGGTCCGAATGCCGGAGGTAAAAGTATTACACTGAAAACAGTTGGATTGTTGCAGCTCATGATACAAAGTGGTATTTTAATTCCGGTGCATCCTAAATCTAAGGTAGGATTTTTTAATAAAATACTTACCGATATAGGAGATAATCAATCGATTGAAAATCAGTTAAGTACTTATAGTTCTCGATTAAGGAAAATGCAACAAATCATTAAACAAGCCGATGCACATACCTTATTATTGATTGATGAATTTGGAACCGGATCTGATCCTGAATTAGGGGGAGCATTGGCAGAAGCATTTTTGGAATATTTCTATCATAAAAAATCTTTCGGTATTATCACGACTCATTATACCAATATCAAATTGAAGATAGAAGAATTAAGTCATACCAAAAATGCGTCTATGTTATTTAACGAGAAAACTTTGCAACCTATATATAAGTTGGAAGTAGGACAGGTGGGAAGTTCATTTACGTTTGAAGTGGCAGAAAAAAATAAAATACCTAAAGAAATTATTCAAGTTGCCAAGCAAAAAATTGAAAAAGATAAGGTTAATTTAGATAAAACTATAGTACGTTTACAGCAGGAAAAATATCAAGTTGAAAAATTAAAAGGCGATTTAAATAAGAAAATTGATCATTCAGAAGAGAAGAAAAAACAATTGACCGATACGATCAATAATTATAAACAAAAACTGATTAATTTTCAGAAGTTGTATGATGAAGAAACTAAGTTAAATCAACTGGGTCAAAAATTTGAAAAATATATAGACGCATATTCAAGTGGTAAGAAAAAAAGAGATATTATAAAAGACTTTACTAAAATACTGGAACAAGAAAAATATAAAAAAACACAAGTTACTGAAGTTGAAAAAATTCAAACTAAGAAGCAACGAAACAAAGTTAAGACCGAGTTAAAAAAAGAAGAAATAAAAAAGCAATTAGAAGAAACAAAGGCTGAAGAAGTACGAACAACTGCAGATAGAGCAAAAAAATGGATGAAAGAAGGAAAAAGAGTTCGAATTAAAGGCAGCTCCAGTGTTGCTACCATAGATAAAATTGAAGGAGAAACAGCGTTTTTAAATTATGGACTGTTTACAACTAAAATTTCAGTTTATGAAATTGAAAAAGTATAA
- the dgt gene encoding dGTP triphosphohydrolase, translated as MNINQLFSEKRTGIQYKSTDKHTDARSEYQRDFDRVIFSTSFRRLQNKTQVFPLPGSVFVHNRLTHSLEVASVGRSLGSDIGNFIATTYASELTEQNKELYRHSLYNVISTACLCHDIGNPAFGHSGEDAIASYFQRNASQLKDKFSALEWSDFLNFEGNANAIRILTQKQNGKSEGGAMLTYSTLASIAKYPCESIAKDKNVIERKKFGFFQSEKNTFKDIAHETTMILVQENPLCYHRHPFVWIVEAADDICYNIIDLEDAQRLGFINAQICEELLQQIIEEIHGNNKWSRVKKKLDSIEDKNDRISFLRAVSIGALISRSVELYKKYFEEIIKGTLQTSIYDLIQQECKAIQTIKEFSKTHIYNHRSVVEIENAGYNVMYELLDHFIPSILKSEKERLGYEKRAVQLIPKQFLYEDKGDYEKVLGIIDFVSGMTDNYATDLYRKIKGIDIGMTL; from the coding sequence ATGAATATAAACCAACTGTTCTCAGAAAAAAGAACAGGTATACAATATAAATCTACGGATAAACATACAGACGCAAGAAGTGAGTATCAAAGAGATTTTGATCGGGTTATATTTTCAACCTCTTTCAGAAGATTGCAAAACAAAACACAAGTTTTTCCATTGCCGGGAAGCGTCTTTGTACATAATCGGTTGACGCATTCATTAGAAGTGGCTTCAGTGGGCAGATCTCTAGGAAGCGATATTGGAAACTTTATAGCAACAACTTATGCTTCGGAGCTAACAGAACAAAATAAAGAATTATATAGACATAGTCTTTACAATGTAATTTCAACAGCTTGTTTATGTCATGATATTGGTAATCCTGCATTTGGACATTCCGGAGAAGATGCAATTGCCAGTTATTTCCAACGAAATGCTTCTCAATTAAAAGATAAATTTTCAGCATTAGAATGGAGCGATTTTTTAAATTTTGAGGGTAATGCCAATGCCATACGCATCTTGACACAAAAACAAAACGGTAAGTCCGAAGGAGGAGCTATGCTTACGTATTCAACTTTAGCGTCGATTGCTAAATATCCCTGTGAATCCATAGCAAAAGATAAAAATGTAATAGAAAGAAAAAAATTTGGTTTTTTTCAATCCGAAAAAAATACGTTTAAAGACATAGCTCACGAAACGACTATGATTTTGGTACAAGAAAATCCCTTGTGTTATCATAGACATCCCTTTGTTTGGATTGTAGAGGCTGCCGATGATATTTGCTATAACATTATTGATTTGGAAGATGCCCAACGATTAGGATTTATAAATGCTCAAATATGTGAAGAACTTTTGCAACAAATTATTGAAGAAATACACGGTAATAATAAATGGAGCAGAGTGAAGAAAAAATTGGATAGTATTGAAGATAAAAACGATCGTATTTCTTTTCTGCGTGCTGTATCAATCGGTGCATTAATTTCCAGATCAGTGGAATTGTATAAAAAATACTTTGAAGAAATTATAAAAGGTACTTTGCAAACTTCCATATATGACCTAATTCAGCAGGAATGCAAAGCAATTCAAACTATCAAAGAATTTTCCAAAACCCATATATATAATCATCGATCGGTAGTTGAAATTGAAAATGCAGGATATAATGTGATGTATGAATTACTGGATCATTTTATACCGTCAATTTTAAAATCAGAAAAAGAACGTTTAGGATATGAAAAAAGAGCGGTTCAACTCATTCCTAAACAGTTTCTATATGAAGACAAAGGAGATTATGAAAAAGTTTTGGGTATTATTGATTTTGTATCGGGAATGACCGATAATTACGCTACAGATTTATACAGAAAAATTAAGGGAATTGATATAGGCATGACTTTGTAA
- a CDS encoding formate--tetrahydrofolate ligase codes for MNSDIEIARSIKLKPISEIAENINIPEKEIIPFGKYIAKVPLELESKEKINKSNLILVTSITPTKAGIGKTTVSIGLALGLNKIGKKAIVALREPSLGPCFGMKGGAAGGGYAQVLPMENINLHFTGDFHAITSAHNMITALLDNYNYQNRGTTEVLKEVVWKRVLDVNDRNLRNIISGLGGNANGVIQESGFDITPASEIMAILCLATDIDDLRRRIENILLGYKTDGSIFTVKDLGVAGAITVLLKDALLPNLVQTSENTAAFVHGGPFANIAHGCNSVLATKLAMSHGEYVITEAGFGADLGAEKFYDIKCRKSGLEPKLTVLVATAQGLKMHGGVPISHIKEENVDGIAQGLQNLEKHIDNIKSYGQTVLVAFNKYTNDTEKEISLVKEFCQKRGVGFAINNAFTEGGKGAVDLAELVVETIENSPSEKLKFIYKDEDSIKVKIEKVAKKIYGASSVSFSKQASQKIKKLEDSDMSKFPVCIAKTQFSFSANPTAYGVTKDFDLEIRDLVINRGAEFIVVIAGDIMRMPGLPKNPAAMHINLVNGLVEGLS; via the coding sequence ATAAATTCAGATATAGAAATAGCTCGTTCCATAAAACTGAAACCTATATCCGAAATAGCGGAAAACATAAATATTCCTGAAAAGGAAATAATACCCTTTGGAAAATATATAGCAAAAGTTCCCCTTGAGCTGGAATCCAAAGAGAAAATAAACAAATCTAATTTAATTTTAGTAACTTCCATAACGCCAACTAAAGCAGGAATAGGAAAAACAACAGTATCCATAGGTTTGGCTTTAGGGCTCAATAAAATTGGTAAAAAAGCAATAGTTGCTTTAAGAGAACCTTCTTTAGGACCTTGTTTTGGTATGAAAGGAGGAGCTGCAGGAGGAGGATATGCACAAGTGCTGCCCATGGAAAATATCAATCTTCATTTTACAGGAGATTTTCATGCTATTACCTCAGCTCATAATATGATCACGGCATTATTGGATAATTATAATTATCAAAACAGAGGCACTACGGAGGTATTAAAAGAAGTGGTTTGGAAGAGAGTATTAGATGTTAATGATCGAAATCTACGCAATATAATTTCCGGATTGGGAGGAAATGCTAACGGCGTGATTCAAGAATCGGGATTTGATATAACCCCTGCTTCAGAAATTATGGCTATACTATGCTTGGCAACGGATATAGATGATTTACGAAGAAGGATTGAAAATATTTTACTGGGTTACAAAACAGATGGTAGCATTTTTACTGTAAAAGATTTGGGTGTTGCAGGAGCTATTACGGTTTTATTAAAGGATGCCTTACTCCCTAACTTAGTACAAACCTCTGAAAATACAGCCGCATTTGTACATGGAGGTCCTTTTGCCAATATAGCTCATGGGTGCAATTCCGTACTGGCAACAAAACTGGCTATGAGTCATGGAGAATATGTAATTACAGAAGCGGGTTTTGGTGCTGATTTGGGTGCTGAAAAATTTTATGATATAAAGTGCAGAAAATCAGGGTTAGAACCTAAACTCACAGTTCTTGTGGCAACGGCTCAAGGATTGAAAATGCACGGAGGAGTTCCTATATCTCATATAAAGGAAGAAAATGTTGACGGAATCGCTCAAGGGCTTCAAAATTTGGAAAAGCATATCGATAATATTAAATCATACGGGCAAACCGTATTAGTTGCTTTTAATAAATATACAAATGATACAGAGAAAGAAATATCTTTAGTAAAAGAATTTTGTCAAAAAAGAGGGGTTGGCTTTGCAATTAATAATGCATTTACAGAGGGAGGAAAAGGAGCAGTAGACCTGGCAGAATTAGTAGTAGAAACGATAGAAAATAGTCCTTCCGAAAAATTGAAATTTATATATAAAGATGAGGATTCTATTAAAGTAAAAATTGAAAAAGTAGCAAAAAAAATATACGGAGCTTCATCGGTAAGTTTTAGTAAACAAGCTTCTCAAAAAATAAAAAAACTGGAAGATAGCGATATGAGTAAATTTCCCGTTTGCATCGCAAAAACTCAATTTTCATTTTCTGCAAATCCTACCGCTTACGGAGTAACTAAAGACTTTGATTTAGAAATTAGGGATTTGGTAATAAACCGAGGAGCGGAATTTATAGTTGTAATTGCAGGAGATATCATGCGTATGCCCGGTTTGCCAAAAAATCCTGCTGCCATGCATATAAATTTGGTTAATGGCTTAGTAGAAGGATTAAGTTAA
- a CDS encoding TonB-dependent receptor has translation MKNYKILTFLVLWTISYSVWGQTITISGKIQDNHGKPISEAKIYANPEPFSISDNNGNYGLQVPSHTTITLTVEHKGYLSDTKTFITSDQDIKMDFNLMLDKEKEIPEVVFKGTRKKTADITMQQIDVHNLDNTPTLSGGVEEILNTVFVSTASELSSLYRVRGGNYDENLVYINGVEIYKPLTVRSGQQEGMSIINPDMVSSINFSAGGFESRYGDKMSSVLDIQYRKPRKFESSLEASLLGGGATVGYADKKNKFSGIVGARYRNTDLILNTFDGDTDFNPQYFDVQSYLQYTWTPQWKLSFLGNYASNDYTMEPKNREVEFGTLQQPIKLNVAYNGNEKDKYRTANGTVSLEFKPSNKLAFNLDGYAFHSKEQEYFDISAGYRLQEADQDTGDFLPSFNSGGQINHGRNNLDMLVLGTQLKAKYNLNVNSAFEAGFQYQHEDIRNLKNEWQLIDSAGYVIPRPLVPPGNLDESDLILINHVSANNKLKSNRVNGYLQYSTKFMWNTTRVLINGGVRVTHWDFNGETNVSPRAQIALKPDWKIDMLFRFATGFYYQPPFYKEALRLDGTLNDKIKSQRSIHFILGNDFEFKMLNKHPFKLTTEIYYKKLDDLIPYFVDNVRIIYTGDNNSKGYAYGIDARLNGEFVEGAESWLSVSYGKTEENIDGRGYIPRPTDPRFKIGLFFQDYMKKYPQFKANVNLVYASGLPNGAPLYSDPYNYQTTLSDYKRADVGLTYVFVDQKKNKAHIGTSWDKFKELSLGLEIFNVFDVRNTVSNDWIRDVNSTSYYAVPNKLTGRFFNVKLNVKL, from the coding sequence TTGAAAAATTATAAAATTCTAACATTTCTAGTCTTATGGACGATCTCCTATAGTGTATGGGGGCAGACCATAACTATTTCGGGTAAAATACAAGATAATCACGGTAAGCCAATATCCGAAGCTAAGATTTATGCAAATCCGGAACCATTTTCCATATCTGATAATAATGGAAATTATGGATTACAAGTACCTTCCCACACTACTATAACTTTAACCGTTGAACATAAGGGGTATTTATCAGATACAAAAACTTTTATAACGTCTGATCAAGATATCAAGATGGATTTTAATCTTATGCTCGATAAAGAAAAAGAAATTCCTGAAGTTGTGTTTAAAGGAACTCGAAAAAAAACGGCTGATATAACTATGCAGCAGATTGATGTACACAATCTTGATAATACACCTACTCTTTCCGGAGGAGTAGAAGAAATTTTAAATACGGTTTTTGTAAGTACGGCCAGTGAGTTAAGTTCACTTTATAGAGTTAGAGGTGGAAATTACGATGAAAATTTAGTCTATATAAATGGAGTAGAAATATATAAGCCCTTAACCGTGCGAAGCGGACAACAAGAAGGAATGAGTATCATAAATCCGGATATGGTTTCTTCCATTAATTTTTCTGCCGGAGGATTTGAGTCTCGATACGGAGATAAAATGTCGAGCGTGTTGGATATTCAATACAGGAAACCTCGAAAATTTGAATCTAGTCTGGAAGCAAGTTTATTAGGGGGCGGAGCAACTGTTGGGTATGCAGACAAAAAAAATAAATTTTCGGGAATTGTAGGTGCAAGATATAGAAATACGGATCTCATTTTAAATACTTTTGATGGAGATACGGATTTCAACCCGCAATATTTTGATGTACAAAGTTATCTTCAGTATACCTGGACTCCTCAATGGAAATTGTCATTTTTAGGAAATTATGCTTCCAATGATTATACAATGGAACCCAAAAATAGAGAAGTAGAATTTGGAACTTTACAACAGCCAATCAAGCTAAATGTTGCCTATAATGGGAATGAAAAAGATAAATATAGAACGGCTAACGGGACAGTCTCTTTAGAATTTAAACCTTCAAATAAACTAGCCTTTAATTTAGATGGATATGCTTTTCATTCTAAAGAGCAGGAATATTTTGATATTTCAGCCGGATATAGGTTACAAGAAGCAGATCAGGATACAGGCGATTTCTTGCCTTCCTTCAATTCAGGAGGACAAATAAATCACGGGAGAAACAATTTGGATATGTTGGTTTTAGGTACACAATTAAAGGCTAAATATAATTTAAACGTAAATTCAGCATTTGAAGCAGGTTTTCAATACCAACATGAAGATATAAGAAACCTTAAAAACGAATGGCAGCTTATTGATTCGGCAGGATATGTCATACCAAGACCTTTAGTACCGCCGGGAAATTTAGATGAATCCGATTTGATTTTAATAAATCATGTTTCAGCTAATAATAAGTTAAAATCCAATCGAGTTAATGGATACTTGCAATATTCAACTAAATTCATGTGGAATACCACTCGTGTATTAATTAATGGAGGAGTTCGAGTAACCCATTGGGATTTCAATGGAGAAACCAATGTGAGTCCTCGAGCACAAATTGCTTTAAAGCCGGATTGGAAGATAGATATGCTTTTTCGTTTTGCTACGGGTTTCTACTATCAACCCCCTTTTTATAAAGAAGCTTTACGATTAGACGGTACGCTTAATGATAAAATTAAATCGCAACGTTCCATACATTTTATTTTAGGTAATGACTTTGAGTTTAAAATGCTCAACAAACATCCATTTAAATTAACAACGGAAATTTATTACAAGAAATTAGATGATTTAATACCCTATTTTGTAGATAATGTCAGGATAATTTATACCGGAGATAATAATTCCAAAGGGTATGCCTATGGAATAGATGCCCGATTGAATGGTGAATTTGTAGAGGGTGCCGAATCGTGGTTATCGGTTTCTTACGGTAAAACCGAAGAGAATATTGACGGAAGAGGTTATATACCGCGTCCGACAGATCCGAGATTTAAAATTGGATTATTTTTTCAGGATTATATGAAGAAATATCCTCAATTTAAAGCCAATGTAAATTTAGTCTATGCATCCGGTCTTCCCAACGGAGCCCCTTTATATTCAGATCCGTATAACTATCAAACCACCTTATCGGATTATAAACGAGCCGATGTTGGCTTGACTTATGTTTTTGTGGATCAAAAAAAGAATAAAGCTCATATCGGTACCTCTTGGGATAAGTTTAAGGAGTTATCGTTGGGGTTAGAAATATTTAATGTTTTTGATGTCAGAAATACGGTCAGTAATGATTGGATCAGAGATGTCAATTCAACTTCTTATTATGCAGTACCTAATAAACTAACGGGAAGGTTTTTTAATGTAAAATTAAATGTAAAATTATAG
- a CDS encoding M23 family metallopeptidase produces MKKIAVTAALLFTLLSHSQNYPKNFASPLTIPIYLSANYGELRKNHFHSGLDMKTQQRTGLSVLASQDGYISRINISPYGYGKAIYIDHPNGYTTVYGHLSELKGAIEERARKEQYKNKSFTVDFYLKPGELPIKKGEIIALSGNTGGSGGPHLHFEVRDTKTEEILNPFLFGYDVKDQIKPLLRGTWIYPVKGQVNGSSSKIITSEGGSYTVSGEIGFGVKAYDQQSGSQNLNGVYFIKTWVNGQILSIFQADKHSFSETRSINASVDYPELLANNSWIYRTYLLPGNSLQMYEQKVNRGILKVEAGKTYQVKIEVGDYAGNVTARSFTMNGIAYKNTNDGEKIKSGNELLNVNFKNPYSFKQDGLFVNFEKGSFYEDFTFNYKKIGSNQYQVHQSSVPIHKKYEITITPDWSNLDKSKADKYVIIRESNYGPLKKEYLDTSYENGKYKATPKDFGKFYLAIDESIPTISCPMLTKSKKIGNKLSFKIKDTGSGIKTFDVFIDGKWVLAEYEYKQNSLFVSNLEKEGIRSGKHQVEVIVTDKVNNKKIYTSDFEKL; encoded by the coding sequence ATGAAAAAAATAGCAGTAACAGCAGCCCTACTATTCACGCTCTTATCCCATTCACAAAATTATCCTAAAAATTTTGCATCCCCTTTAACTATACCTATTTATTTATCTGCTAATTATGGAGAACTACGAAAAAACCATTTTCATTCCGGTTTGGATATGAAAACCCAACAGAGAACAGGATTATCTGTGTTGGCTTCTCAAGATGGTTATATTTCTAGAATTAATATTTCACCCTATGGATACGGTAAAGCAATTTATATAGATCATCCCAATGGATACACAACGGTATATGGTCATTTAAGCGAATTGAAAGGAGCCATTGAAGAAAGAGCACGTAAAGAACAATATAAAAATAAAAGTTTTACTGTTGATTTTTATTTGAAACCGGGAGAACTTCCAATAAAAAAAGGAGAAATTATCGCACTTTCAGGAAACACCGGTGGATCCGGGGGACCTCATTTACATTTTGAAGTTAGAGATACCAAAACAGAAGAAATATTAAATCCGTTTTTATTCGGATACGATGTTAAAGATCAAATAAAACCTTTATTAAGAGGCACATGGATTTATCCTGTAAAAGGACAGGTAAACGGCAGTAGTTCTAAAATTATAACATCTGAAGGTGGAAGTTATACCGTATCAGGAGAAATTGGTTTCGGTGTAAAAGCATACGATCAACAGAGCGGATCTCAAAATTTAAACGGAGTTTATTTTATTAAAACTTGGGTTAACGGTCAAATTCTATCCATATTTCAAGCGGATAAGCATTCTTTTAGTGAAACCCGTTCTATTAATGCTTCCGTGGATTATCCCGAATTATTGGCTAACAACAGTTGGATATATCGCACTTATTTATTACCGGGTAATTCTTTGCAGATGTATGAACAAAAGGTTAATCGAGGAATTTTAAAAGTAGAAGCAGGTAAAACGTATCAAGTTAAAATAGAAGTGGGAGACTATGCCGGTAATGTTACCGCACGAAGTTTCACCATGAATGGTATTGCTTATAAAAATACAAATGATGGGGAAAAAATAAAATCAGGAAATGAACTTTTAAACGTAAATTTTAAAAATCCATATTCATTTAAACAGGATGGATTGTTTGTAAATTTTGAAAAAGGATCTTTTTATGAAGATTTCACTTTTAATTATAAAAAAATCGGAAGTAATCAATACCAAGTGCATCAATCATCAGTTCCTATTCACAAAAAATATGAAATCACCATAACACCCGATTGGAGCAATTTGGATAAATCTAAAGCAGATAAATATGTTATTATCAGAGAATCAAATTACGGTCCATTAAAAAAAGAATATTTAGATACCTCTTATGAAAACGGAAAATATAAAGCAACTCCTAAAGATTTTGGAAAATTCTATCTGGCTATAGATGAATCAATACCTACTATTAGCTGTCCGATGCTCACAAAATCAAAAAAAATAGGAAATAAATTATCATTTAAAATTAAAGACACAGGATCGGGAATTAAAACCTTTGATGTTTTTATCGATGGAAAATGGGTACTTGCTGAATATGAATATAAGCAAAACAGCCTATTTGTTTCTAACTTAGAAAAAGAAGGAATTCGATCAGGTAAGCATCAAGTTGAGGTAATAGTTACCGATAAAGTGAATAATAAAAAGATATATACGAGCGACTTTGAAAAATTATAA
- a CDS encoding energy transducer TonB, with the protein MLKKNIHTFLSFIVIILFYNIVSAQEKPSLPKSNIYEPYQVQIKGEYEGGRKQLLKILSSNLEYPVKAINNHVQGKVIVKFVIEKNGTITNFEILKDIGYGCADEIIRVLKKTQARWNSAILNKKHVRSYYTLRVNFKIPSNQSKPYIQDAHN; encoded by the coding sequence ATGTTAAAAAAAAACATACACACATTTCTATCATTTATTGTCATTATTTTATTTTATAATATTGTTTCTGCTCAAGAAAAACCATCGTTACCTAAAAGTAACATTTATGAACCGTATCAGGTCCAAATAAAAGGAGAATATGAAGGAGGACGAAAGCAATTACTCAAAATTTTATCTTCTAATCTTGAATATCCTGTTAAAGCCATTAACAACCATGTTCAAGGAAAAGTGATTGTGAAATTTGTTATTGAAAAAAACGGCACAATTACTAATTTTGAAATTTTAAAAGATATAGGATACGGATGTGCCGATGAAATTATTCGTGTTTTAAAGAAAACACAAGCCAGATGGAATTCGGCCATATTAAATAAAAAGCATGTTCGGTCTTATTATACTTTACGAGTTAATTTTAAAATACCATCCAATCAATCAAAACCTTATATTCAAGATGCCCATAACTAA